In a single window of the uncultured Dysgonomonas sp. genome:
- the ybaK gene encoding Cys-tRNA(Pro) deacylase, with translation MKIEKTNAVRLLDKEKIEYKLIPYEVDESDLSAIHVAEQLNEPVEQLFKTLVLKGDKSGYFVCIIPGNGELDLKIAAKVSGNKSCDMIPMKDLLNVTGYIRGACSPIGMKKKFPTYIDISCKEHNFIYISAGKRGLQIQIRPDDLIQVVDIKTEKIAECNIA, from the coding sequence ATGAAAATAGAGAAAACAAACGCGGTTAGATTACTGGACAAAGAAAAAATAGAGTATAAACTTATTCCTTACGAAGTCGACGAATCGGATCTGAGCGCCATACATGTAGCCGAACAATTGAACGAACCGGTAGAACAATTATTCAAAACTCTGGTATTGAAAGGAGACAAATCGGGTTATTTTGTCTGCATTATTCCGGGAAACGGAGAACTGGACCTGAAAATAGCAGCAAAGGTATCCGGTAACAAGAGTTGTGATATGATACCGATGAAAGATCTGCTGAATGTTACAGGATATATAAGAGGCGCATGCTCCCCGATAGGAATGAAAAAGAAATTTCCTACATATATAGATATTTCATGCAAAGAGCATAACTTTATCTATATAAGTGCAGGAAAAAGAGGTCTGCAGATCCAGATAAGACCGGACGATTTAATCCAAGTAGTTGACATAAAGACAGAAAAAATAGCCGAATGCAATATTGCATAG
- a CDS encoding 4Fe-4S binding protein, giving the protein MAKIKGTVVVNEERCKGCNLCVVSCPCDVLELQPRNVNQKGYHYVFMKNPEACIGCANCGYVCPDGCLTIYKKKFE; this is encoded by the coding sequence ATGGCCAAAATCAAAGGAACAGTCGTAGTTAATGAAGAACGCTGCAAAGGCTGTAATCTATGTGTAGTTTCATGCCCTTGCGATGTTTTGGAACTTCAGCCCCGAAACGTAAATCAGAAAGGATACCACTACGTTTTCATGAAAAATCCCGAAGCTTGTATCGGTTGTGCCAATTGTGGTTATGTATGTCCTGATGGATGTCTCACTATTTACAAGAAAAAATTTGAGTAG
- a CDS encoding 3-methyl-2-oxobutanoate dehydrogenase subunit VorB has product MSEEIFLMKGNEAIAHAAIRYGADGYFGYPITPQSEIMETLMAEAPWKTTGMVVLQAESETASINMVYGGAGCGKAVMTSSSSPGMSLMLEGVSYIAAGELPCLLVNVMRGGPGLGTIQPSQADYFQAVKGGGHGDYKLITLAPSSVQEMADFVTLGFDLAFKYQTPAMILTDGVIGQMMEKVKLPAYTRRRTDAEIREQCPWATLGRLPGKKPTIITTLELDSNKMEVNNLRLQAKYRKIEKELSLHQEINCEDADYILVAFGSAARICQKAMDLARAQGIKVGLIRPITLWPFPSKEIDKYASKIKGILTVEMNAGQMVEDVRLAVSGKVKVEHYGRLGGIVPTPSEVVDALQRKFDC; this is encoded by the coding sequence ATGTCAGAAGAAATATTTTTAATGAAAGGTAACGAAGCCATAGCTCATGCTGCAATCAGATACGGTGCTGATGGCTACTTCGGATACCCAATAACTCCTCAATCGGAAATAATGGAAACATTAATGGCCGAGGCTCCCTGGAAAACGACAGGAATGGTTGTACTTCAGGCTGAAAGTGAAACAGCATCTATCAATATGGTATACGGTGGTGCAGGCTGTGGAAAAGCAGTTATGACCTCGTCTTCCAGTCCCGGAATGAGCCTTATGCTCGAAGGGGTGTCATATATCGCCGCAGGCGAACTGCCTTGCTTGCTGGTAAACGTAATGCGCGGAGGACCGGGATTAGGTACCATACAGCCGTCGCAGGCCGATTACTTTCAGGCTGTAAAAGGAGGAGGACACGGAGATTATAAATTAATCACACTCGCTCCCAGTTCGGTACAAGAAATGGCAGATTTTGTCACCTTGGGATTCGATCTCGCTTTTAAATATCAAACTCCGGCAATGATACTTACCGATGGAGTTATCGGTCAAATGATGGAAAAAGTCAAACTTCCTGCATACACGCGCAGGAGAACAGATGCCGAAATCAGAGAACAATGTCCATGGGCAACATTGGGCAGGCTACCGGGAAAGAAACCTACGATAATAACCACTCTCGAACTGGATTCGAATAAGATGGAGGTAAACAATCTCCGCCTTCAGGCAAAGTATCGGAAAATTGAAAAAGAACTATCTCTGCACCAGGAAATCAATTGTGAAGATGCCGACTACATATTGGTAGCATTCGGTTCTGCAGCACGTATATGCCAAAAAGCAATGGATCTGGCACGTGCACAGGGTATAAAAGTAGGACTTATCCGCCCTATCACGCTTTGGCCGTTCCCTTCAAAAGAAATAGACAAATACGCATCCAAAATAAAAGGAATACTTACAGTAGAGATGAATGCCGGCCAAATGGTAGAAGACGTTCGTCTGGCTGTAAGCGGAAAAGTAAAAGTAGAACATTATGGTCGTCTGGGAGGTATTGTACCTACTCCAAGCGAAGTGGTAGATGCTCTGCAACGTAAGTTTGACTGCTAA
- a CDS encoding thiamine pyrophosphate-dependent enzyme codes for MSTNIIDPANLVYAKPALMNDVEMHYCPGCSHGVVHKLIAEVVEEMGIMDKTIAIAPVGCAVFAYNYLDVDWQEAAHGRAPAVATAVKRLNPEKMVFTYQGDGDLAAIGTAETIHAANRGENIAIIFINNGIYGMTGGQMAPTTLLDMKTATTPNGRDVYENGYPLKITDLLAQLPGVCLATRQSVHTAATVKKAKRMIRKAFENSMENKGTSIVEIVSTCSSGWKMTPQASNDWMVENMFPVYPMGDLKNI; via the coding sequence ATGAGTACAAATATTATAGATCCGGCTAATCTCGTATATGCAAAACCTGCATTAATGAACGATGTCGAGATGCATTATTGCCCCGGCTGTTCACACGGGGTTGTACATAAATTGATTGCCGAAGTGGTGGAAGAAATGGGAATTATGGATAAGACCATCGCTATTGCACCTGTAGGCTGTGCCGTCTTTGCATACAACTATTTGGATGTAGACTGGCAGGAAGCTGCTCATGGACGTGCTCCGGCAGTTGCTACCGCAGTCAAACGCCTTAATCCTGAAAAAATGGTATTCACATATCAGGGAGACGGTGACCTTGCGGCCATTGGTACAGCTGAAACGATACATGCTGCGAACAGGGGCGAGAATATTGCCATCATCTTCATTAACAATGGCATATACGGCATGACAGGAGGACAGATGGCTCCAACTACCCTTCTGGATATGAAAACTGCCACGACTCCTAACGGACGTGATGTGTATGAAAATGGTTACCCTCTCAAGATAACCGATTTGTTGGCACAATTGCCGGGCGTATGCCTTGCAACCCGCCAGAGCGTACATACAGCAGCAACCGTAAAAAAGGCAAAGCGCATGATTCGCAAAGCGTTTGAGAATTCTATGGAGAATAAAGGGACATCTATTGTCGAAATAGTATCAACTTGTAGTTCTGGATGGAAAATGACACCCCAGGCTTCAAATGACTGGATGGTAGAAAATATGTTCCCGGTTTACCCAATGGGAGACTTAAAAAATATCTAA
- a CDS encoding 2-oxoacid:acceptor oxidoreductase family protein produces the protein MTQEVIIAGFGGQGVLSMGKILAYSGLMEDKEVSWFPSYGPEQRGGTANVTVILSDNAISSPIVNEYDIAIILNQPSLDKFEPNVKPGGILIYDPSGFQHPPTRKDIYIYKIEAIDTATLMQNTKAFNMIVLGGLLKVSPMVQLDNVMLGLKKSLPERHHKLLPMNEQAILKGMEIIQEVQKPS, from the coding sequence ATGACACAAGAAGTAATAATAGCAGGTTTCGGAGGACAGGGAGTACTGTCGATGGGTAAAATATTGGCTTATTCGGGTCTGATGGAAGACAAGGAAGTTTCATGGTTTCCATCATATGGGCCGGAACAACGTGGTGGTACTGCTAACGTAACAGTTATACTAAGCGATAATGCCATCAGTTCGCCTATTGTAAATGAATATGATATAGCAATTATACTCAACCAGCCTTCACTCGATAAGTTCGAGCCTAATGTAAAACCAGGAGGAATATTGATATATGACCCTAGCGGATTTCAACATCCGCCAACAAGGAAAGATATATATATTTACAAAATAGAGGCAATAGATACAGCTACATTGATGCAGAATACAAAGGCATTTAATATGATAGTGCTGGGTGGCCTTCTTAAAGTATCTCCGATGGTGCAACTCGATAATGTGATGCTGGGATTGAAAAAATCACTGCCTGAACGTCATCATAAGCTATTACCGATGAATGAACAAGCTATTTTGAAAGGAATGGAAATAATACAAGAAGTGCAGAAACCTAGTTGA
- a CDS encoding gliding motility protein GldN, translating to MKSIISLMFGGLLITGSLFAQNCANNRPRILDEVSVVTSTSEDMATDISTRELAVMENSMNDYSSSIWSREIYRQISDVEGNETFFYPQTSTEQRTNLFSLLVNLLSTNTINGYKYEAQPELGAMLTGKETLEEAAVPFTEASDKTLNVKREDIPSDKITHYLVKERWYFDAKTSKGDVRVTHICPVLFEKGKYFPLFWVRFDDVSVYLARAVSPVGVANVTPVLTNASMFDIIRNRWYRGCIYQVGMRQLSAHFPEMKDLINERKRIENELDYIQSKFYAAERRR from the coding sequence ATGAAATCTATCATTTCATTAATGTTTGGCGGATTACTGATAACAGGTTCGCTTTTCGCACAAAACTGCGCAAATAACAGACCTAGGATCTTAGATGAAGTATCAGTTGTAACTTCTACATCAGAGGATATGGCTACTGATATCTCTACAAGAGAATTAGCAGTTATGGAAAATTCAATGAATGATTATTCTTCCTCAATCTGGTCGCGTGAGATTTACCGTCAGATTAGTGATGTGGAAGGCAATGAAACATTCTTTTATCCTCAGACATCTACAGAGCAGAGAACCAACCTGTTCTCATTGTTAGTAAACCTTTTGAGTACAAATACAATAAACGGATATAAATACGAAGCTCAACCGGAATTGGGTGCGATGCTCACTGGAAAAGAAACTCTGGAGGAAGCTGCTGTTCCATTCACTGAGGCTAGTGATAAGACTTTAAATGTGAAAAGGGAAGATATTCCGTCGGATAAGATAACTCACTATCTGGTAAAAGAGAGATGGTATTTCGATGCCAAGACATCCAAAGGCGATGTGCGAGTGACACATATTTGTCCGGTACTGTTCGAAAAAGGCAAATATTTCCCATTATTCTGGGTTCGCTTCGATGATGTGAGTGTATATTTGGCAAGAGCGGTATCACCGGTAGGAGTAGCTAATGTAACTCCTGTTCTGACGAATGCTTCTATGTTTGATATTATCCGTAACAGATGGTATAGAGGTTGTATATATCAGGTGGGAATGAGACAATTGTCTGCTCACTTTCCTGAAATGAAGGACCTGATAAATGAGCGTAAGCGTATAGAGAATGAATTGGATTATATCCAGTCTAAATTTTATGCTGCGGAAAGAAGACGATAA